Proteins encoded by one window of Conger conger chromosome 1, fConCon1.1, whole genome shotgun sequence:
- the rab42b gene encoding LOW QUALITY PROTEIN: ras-related protein Rab-42b (The sequence of the model RefSeq protein was modified relative to this genomic sequence to represent the inferred CDS: deleted 1 base in 1 codon): MDLSLWQYQFRVIMLGDSTVGKSSLLKRYTEDLFLDCINQTVGVDFYVHFLEVEPGVRIKLQFWDTAGQERFRSVTRSYYRNSVGGLLVFDLTNRASFEHVRDWHEEVQERVRPHAVLFVLVGHKSDLASGRAVTREEAERLAGQLGAPYVEASSKTGWNVADAVELLARRVYQGLRSGEVQLRGGWDGVKCSVPRALELRPPEEAAAAAANGKKSCDC; encoded by the exons ATGGACCTGTCGCTGTGGCAGTACCAGTTCCGGGTCATCATGCTGGGGGACTCCACGGTGGGGAAGTCCTCTCTGCTGAAACGTTACACAGAGGACCTGTTCCTGGACTGTATCAACCAGACCGTGGGTGTCGACTTCTACGTGCACTTCCTGGAAGTGGAGCCCGGCGTCCGGATCAAGCTGCAGTTCTGGGACACGGCCGGGCAGGAGAGGTTCAG gtccgTCACCAGGTCCTACTACCGTAACTCGGTGGGCGGGCTCCTGGTGTTCGACCTGACCAACCGGGCGTCCTTCGAGCACGTGCGGGACTGGCACGAGGAGGTGCAGGAGCGCGTGCGG CCGCACGCCGTGCTCTTCGTGCTGGTGGGGCACAAGAGCGACCTGGCCAGCGGGCGGGCGGTGACGCGGGAGGAGGCGGAGCGGCTGGCCGGCCAGCTGGGGGCGCCGTACGTGGAGGCCTCGTCCAAGACGGGCTGGAACGTGGCGGATGCCGTGGAGCTGCTGGCCCGCCGGGTGTACCAGGGCCTGCGTAGCGGGGAGGTGCAGCTCCGCGGCGGCTGGGACGGCGTCAAGTGCTCCGTGCCCCGCGCCCTGGAGCTCCGCCCGCCCGAAGaggccgccgccgccgccgccaaCGGCAAGAAGAGCTGCGACTGTTAG
- the taf12 gene encoding transcription initiation factor TFIID subunit 12: MTQYQSSPSSIVSLSAFSSSASPLSASMANSAAATPAKVLGTPAPPGRLSPEGSQVLSKKKLQDLVREIDPNEQLDEDVEEMLLQIADDFIESVVTAACQLARHRKSNTLEVKDVQLHLERQWNMWIPGFGSDEIRPYKKACTTEAHKQRMALIRKTTKK; this comes from the exons ATGACCCAGTACCAGTCCTCTCCCAGCAGCATAGTCAGCCTGTCCGCCTTCTCCAGCTCTGCCTCGCCGCTGTCCGCCAGCATGGCCAACAGCGCCGCCGCCACCCCCGCCAAGGTGCTGGgcacccccgccccgcccgggaGACTCAGCCCCGAGGGCTCGCAG GTTCTGAGCAAGAAGAAGCTCCAGGATCTGGTGCGTGAGATCGACCCCAACGAGCAGCTGGACGAGGACGTGGAGGAG ATGCTCCTGCAGATCGCCGACGACTTCATCGAGAGCGTGGTGACGGCCGCCTGTCAGCTGGCCCGCCACCGCAAGTCCAACACCCTGGAGGTGAAGGACGTCCAGCTGCACCTGG AACGACAGTGGAACATGTGGATTCCTGGATTCGGCTCCGATGAAATCCGGCCCTACAAGAAGGCGTGCACCACAGAAGCCCACAAGCAG AGGATGGCGCTGATCCGCAAAACCACCAAAAAATAG